Proteins encoded by one window of Agelaius phoeniceus isolate bAgePho1 chromosome 3, bAgePho1.hap1, whole genome shotgun sequence:
- the SLC60A2 gene encoding sodium-dependent glucose transporter 1: MSLPSAEPCSPEEPPAEEDAALPPPGSDPGSDPAAAPAPPPAPPGAVRGAEPPGPLSSGPERPSEPAAGAMAEADRELRVPFIEAEETENEPEAAAARAAGGGWRCGRCADGAALRWCISGTLCASFLGLGMSIAVLGPTFPTLAANVGKNVSDIYYIFVGRSLGSLGGSVLGGVLLDCMNATLLLAFSMLGTAAGLYVIPWCNQSLLLTILMSVIGGSMGILDTGGNVLALYTWGSEAGPHLQALHFSFAAGAFLAPMVAQMDLGSSKSEELAGAEKTNQSILKSVPTASAASTTPAPNDHRSESFLWSYIFIGTYILLVSIFFFVLFSKSSSAKDKSKASAQKDRLAKYHWPLVGLLFVFFLFYVGAEVTYGSYVYTHAMVFAEMKESEAAALNSVFWGAFAACRGAAIFGAAFLSPATMIVMSLLCSAASSVALAFFSHFRAALWVGSAVYGASMATIFPSGIAWIEQYTVVEGKTASLFVVGAALGEMCIPVAVGYLQGRYHHVPVVMYTAFVTSMVTALLFPAMYKLANWPQQRDSQEVRDRETRKTLLSNSRLTEDEEEEEHVREWNDADFEVVEMNDELKNSLMDTSHRIPGDSPAVQPHLDNALGDPPVVADGFPGRQNGSIDWEKSE; encoded by the exons ATGTCGCTCCCCAGCGCCGAGCCCTGCTCCCCGGAGGAGCCCCCGGCGGAGGAGGACGCGGCGCTTCCGCCCCCCGGCTCCGATCCCGGCTCCGATCCCGCCGCtgctcccgctcctcctcccgctcctcccgGCGCCGTGCGCGGGGCGGAGCCACCGGGGCCGCTCTCCTCGGGCCCGGAGCGGCCCTCGGAGCCGGCGGCCGGAGCCATGGCCGAGGCCGACCGGGAGCTGCGCGTCCCCTTCATCGAGGCGGAGGAGACCGAGAATGAgccggaggcggcggcggcgagggCGGCCGGGGGCGGATggcgctgcgggcgctgcgcGGACGGGGCCGCGCTGCGCTGGTGCATCTCCGGGACGCTCTGCGCCTCCTTCCTGGGGCTG GGGATGAGCATCGCCGTGCTGGGTCCCACCTTCCCCACCCTGGCCGCCAATGTCGGAAAGAACGTCAGCGACATCTACTACATCTTCGTGGGCCGGTCCTTGGGCTCCCTGGGCGGGTCGGTGCTCGGCGGGGTGCTCCTCGACTGCATGAACGCCACTCTGCTGCTCG CCTTCTCCATGCTTGGAACAGCAGCTGGTCTTTATGTGATACCCTGGTGTAACCAATCCCTGCTATTGACCATCTTGATGTCAGTTATTGGAGGTTCCATGGGAATTCTGGACACAG GTGGCAATGTACTGGCACTGTACACCTGGGGATCAGAGGCTGGGCCACACTTGCAGGCTTTGCACTTCAGTTTTGCTGCTGGTGCATTTCTGGCTCCTATGGTGGCTCAAATGGACTTGGGGAGTTCTAAATCTGAGGAACTTGCAGGGGCTGAAAAGACAAACCAGTCTATCCTCAAGTCTGTGCCGACAGCATCGGCTGCATCAACTACACCAGCACCGAATGACCATCGCAGTGAGAGCTTTTTATGGTCCTATATTTTCATAGGGACCTATATTCTCTTAGTTTCcatcttcttttttgttttgttttcaaagagcagctcagctAAAGACAAATCAAAGGCTTCTGCGCAGAAGGACAGGCTTGCCAAATACCACTGGCCTCTCGTTGGTCTCCTGTTCGTGTTCTTCTTGTTCTACGTGGGAGCTGAGGTCACTTATGGCTCCTACGTATACACTCATGCAATGGTGTTTGCTGAGATGAAGGAAAGCGAAGCAGCCGCCCTGAATTCCGTCTTCTGGGGCGCGTTTGCTGCGTGCAGAGGCGCGGCGATATTCGGCGCCGCTTTCCTGTCCCCTGCCACCATGATCGTCATGAGcctcctgtgctctgctgcctcctccgTCGCCCTGGCCTTCTTCTCCCACTTCCGGGCCGCGCTGTGGGTGGGCAGCGCCGTGTACGGGGCGTCCATGGCCACCATCTTCCCCAGCGGCATCGCCTGGATCGAGCAGTACACGGTGGTGGAAGGGAAAACGGCTTCTCTGTTCGTGGTGGGCGCGGCGCTGGGCGAGATGTGCATCCCCGTGGCGGTGGGCTACCTCCAGGGCAGGTACCACCACGTTCCTGTGGTCATGTACACCGCCTTTGTCACCTCCATGGTGACAGCGCTGCTCTTCCCCGCCATGTACAAACTGGCCAACTGGCCCCAGCAGCGTGACTCGCAAGAAGTGAGGGACAGGGAGACCCGGAAAACTCTGCTCTCGAACTCCAGGCTcactgaggatgaggaggaggaggagcacgTGAGAGAGTGGAATGATGCAGACTTTGAGGTCGTAGAAATGAACGATGAGCTCAAAAACTCTCTGATGGACACCTCCCACAGGATACCAGGGGACTCTCCAGCTGTCCAGCCCCATCTGGACAATGCATTGGGTGATCCTCCAGTGGTTGCTGATGGTTTCCCTGGGAGACAAAATGGGAGTATTGACTGGGAGAAGAGTGAATAG